A genome region from Purpureocillium takamizusanense chromosome 8, complete sequence includes the following:
- a CDS encoding Glutamate decarboxylase (COG:E~EggNog:ENOG503NUJY), which translates to MTAAADVPPGSLASFVSTYMEKEAEQLMTEAMSKNFIDYEEYPQTAEIHSRCARMIGSLFHAPKDTSIGTSTVGSSEAIMLAVLAMKRRWKLRREADGKPADRPNIIMSSAVQVCWEKAARYFEIEEKYVDCTRARFVIDPTQAVALCDENTIGIVAILGTTYTGSYEDVKAISDLLVKQGSGVPIHVDAASGGFVAPFVRPELEWDFRVERVVSINTSGHKYGLVYPGVGWVVWRSSEYLPSDLVFNINYLGADQTSFTLNFSKGASQVIGQYYQLIRLGKAGYRDIMRNLTQTADYLTNALREIGFVILSETSGRGLPLVAFRFPGKDEGEPEDADFDEFALALYLRARGWVVPAYTMAPETDKMKMMRIVVREDFSRSRCDLLIKDIKLCCHHLEQDSQQFIKRMEEHASEHSVAKRKTKDPLNNPRHEHKRVKHSLQGKTGKSHAVC; encoded by the exons atgacggcggcggctgacgTGCCACCCGGCAGCCTCGCATCGTTTGTGTCCACGTACATG GAAAAGGAGGCCGAGCAACTCATGACCGAGGCCATGTCCAAAAACTTCATCGATTACGAAGAATACCCACAGACGGCCGAGATACACAGCCGCTGCGCCCGCATGATCGGCTCCCTCTTCCACGCGCCCAAGGACACCTCCATCGGCACCTCGACCGTCGGCTCGTCCGAGGCCATCatgctcgccgtccttgccatGAAGAGGCGCTGGAAActgcgccgcgaggccgacggcaagcccgcAGACCGCCCAAATATCATCATGTCCTCCGCCGTGCAGGTGTGCTGGGAAAAGGCGGCCCGCTACTTTGAGATTGAGGAAAAGTACGTTGACTGTACTAGGGCCCGCTTCGTCATCGATCCGACCCAGGCCGTTGCGCTGTGTGATGAGAACACCAttggcatcgtcgccatcttgGGCACCACGTATACGGGGTCGTACGAGGATGTCAAGGCTATTAGCGACTTGCTAGTGAAGCAGGGTTCCGGGGTTCCGATTCACGTAGACGCGGCGAGCGGTGGGTTCGTTGCGCCGTTTGTTCGTCCGGAGCTAGAATGGGACTTTAGGGTCGAGAGAGTGGTGTCCATCAATACCTCGGGACACAAG TACGGTCTTGTCTATCCCGGCGTTGGGTGGGTGGTCTGGAGGTCATCCGAGTACCTCCCCAGCGACCTGGTCTTCAACATCAACTACCTCGGCGCGGACCAGACGTCCTTTACACTCAACTTCTCCAAGGGTGCATCGCAGGTCATCGGGCAGTACTACCAGCTGATCCGCCTAGGCAAGGCGGGCTACCGGGACATCATGCGCAACCTGACGCAGACGGCCGACTACCTGACCaacgcgctgcgcgagatCGGCTTCGTCATTCTTTCGGAGACGTCGGGTCGCGGACTACCGTTGGTGGCGTTCCGCTTTCCCGGCAaagacgagggcgagcccgAAGACGCCGACTTTGACGAGTTCGCACTGGCTCTCTACCTGCGGGCACGCGGCTGGGTCGTGCCCGCATACACCATGGCGCCCGAGACGGAtaagatgaagatgatgcgAATCGTCGTTAGGGAGGACTTTTCCCGCAGCAGATGCGACCTCTTGATCAAAGACATCAAGCTGTGCTGCCACCATCTCGAGCAGGACAGCCAGCAGTTCATCAAGCGTATGGAGGAGCACGCCAGCGAGCATTCGGTCGCTAAGCGTAAGACAAAGGATCCGCTCAACAATCCGCGGCACGAGCACAAG CGGGTGAAGCACTCCCTCCAGGGAAAGACTGGGAAGAGCCACGCTGTATGTTGA
- a CDS encoding uncharacterized protein (EggNog:ENOG503PBTF~COG:D~COG:Z) produces the protein MSSRRSRTAPKQQQQQAPTSGVAKSSRAAQPPRKKQKTTKHAPPPPPPPLNAAPDTVLAVFVFGSGENGELGLGPKLTASTKPRPNPHLDPKDPAALHVVRLACGGMHTVALTADNRLVTWGVNDNDALGRPTDWDGGLRDVDAESGSDDDAELNPRESTPAEVSTENIPEATRFVDVAAGDSCSFALTDTGLVYGWGTFRDPEGNESFGYTPAGALIKRQPIPMLISGLLRITQLVCGANHALALDAAGTVWAWGSGRQNQFGRRLFGRHQESLRPRPVPVCRGGARLIASGEYHCFAVGQRRDDVWGWGLNSFGQAGDASSAGGDSALLPYPVKIPALCGREVVVMAGGAHHSAAVAADGRVYTWGRMDGGQLGNAFTAEQLGDEAVVRRDERDKPRICLRPTLVPQMGEAVHVACGTDHTIFVAGDGRAWATGFGSEGQLGLGSDDDVDVARLVQGKAVKDRTVTWAGAGGQFSILAGPAT, from the exons ATGA GCTCTCGCCGATCCCGTACCGCgcccaagcagcagcagcagcaggcccccacgagcggcgtcgccaaaAGCTCACGAGCAGCGCAGCCTCCACGCAAGAAACAAAAGACGACCAAGCAtgcgccaccaccgccgccgccgcctctcaaCGCAGCTCCAGACACagtcctcgccgtcttcgtcttcggcTCCGGCGAGAacggcgagctcggcctcggccccaAGCTGACCGCCTCCACGAAGCCACGCCCAAACCCTCACCTCGACCCCAAGGACCCGGCTGCCCTGCATGTCGTGCGGCTGgcctgcggcggcatgcACACCGTCGCGCTCACGGCCGACAACCGGCTCGTGACCTGGGGCGTCAACGACAACGATGCCCTGGGCCGGCCTACCGACTGGgacggcgggctgcgcgacgtcgacgccgagtcgggcagtgatgacgacgcggaGCTGAACCCGCGCGagtcgacgcccgccgaggtGTCGACGGAGAACATCCCTGAGGCGACCAGATTTGTCGACGTTGCTGCTGGAGATAGCTGCAGCTTTGCCCTTACCGACACGGGCCTCGTCTACGGATGGGGCACCTTTCGC GACCCCGAAGGCAACGAGAGCTTTGGGtacacgcccgccggcgccctcatCAAGCGACAGCCCATCCCCATGCTCATCTCGGGCCTTCTACGCATCACGCAGCTCGTATGCGGCGCCaaccacgccctcgccctcgacgccgccggcaccgtctGGGCGTGGGGCTCCGGGCGACAGAACCAgttcggccgccgcctcttcggGCGCCACCAGGAGAGCCTCCGCCCACGGCCCGTGCCCgtctgccgcggcggcgcgcgcctcaTCGCGAGCGGCGAGTACCACTGCTTCGCCGtgggccagcgccgcgacgacgtctgGGGCTGGGGGCTCAACAGCTtcggccaggccggcgacgcgagCTCCGCGGGCGGGgactcggcgctgctgccgtaCCCGGTCAAGATCCCGGCGCTCTGCGGACGcgaagtcgtcgtcatggccggTGGTGCGCACcactccgccgccgtggccgcggacgggcgggtaTACACGTGGGGTCGCatggacggcgggcagctcggcAACGCGTTCACGGCCGAgcagctgggcgacgaggcggtggtgcgccgcgacgagcgcgacaaGCCGCGCATCTGCCTGCGGCCGACGCTGGTGCCGCAgatgggcgaggccgtccacgtcgcctGCGGGACGGACCACACGATATTCGTCGCCGGGGACGGACGCGCCTGGGCCACGGGGTTTGGGTCCGAGGGACAGCTTGGCCTCgggtccgacgacgacgtagaTGTCGCGCGGCTCGTCCAGGGCAAGGCGGTCAAGGATCGGACGGTGACCTGGGCTGGCGCAGGAGGACAATTTTCTATTTTGGCCGGGCCGGCTACGTGA
- a CDS encoding Glutamate decarboxylase (COG:E~EggNog:ENOG503NUJY), whose amino-acid sequence MAHSAKRRAHDESSNGAGSNGDDMGSVYGSRYAVSELPSDDMPDGPMPPGTAYRLIKDELSLDNNPQLNLASFVSTYMEKEAEQLMTEAMSKNFIDYEEYPQTAEIHSRCARMIGSLFHAPKDTSIGTSTVGSSEAIMLAVLAMKRRWKLRREADGKPADRPNIIMSSAVQVCWEKAARYFEIEEKYVDCTRARFVIDPTQAVALCDENTIGIVAILGTTYTGSYEDVKAISDLLVKQGSGVPIHVDAASGGFVAPFVRPELEWDFRVERVVSINTSGHKYGLVYPGVGWVVWRSSEYLPSDLVFNINYLGADQTSFTLNFSKGASQVIGQYYQLIRLGKAGYRDIMRNLTQTADYLTNALREIGFVILSETSGRGLPLVAFRFPGKDEGEPEDADFDEFALALYLRARGWVVPAYTMAPETDKMKMMRIVVREDFSRSRCDLLIKDIKLCCHHLEQDSQQFIKRMEEHASEHSVAKRKTKDPLNNPRHEHKRVKHSLQGKTGKSHAVC is encoded by the exons ATGGCCCATTCAGCGAAGCGTCGTGCCCACGACGAGTCctccaacggcgccggctcaaacggcgacgacatgggaAGCGTATATGGCTCTCGTTACGCCGTGTCCGAGCTCCCGTCTGACGACATGCCCGACGGCCCTATGCCTCCCGGGACGGCTTATCGCctcatcaaggacgagctcAGTCTCGACAACAACCCGCAGCTCAA CCTCGCATCGTTTGTGTCCACGTACATG GAAAAGGAGGCCGAGCAACTCATGACCGAGGCCATGTCCAAAAACTTCATCGATTACGAAGAATACCCACAGACGGCCGAGATACACAGCCGCTGCGCCCGCATGATCGGCTCCCTCTTCCACGCGCCCAAGGACACCTCCATCGGCACCTCGACCGTCGGCTCGTCCGAGGCCATCatgctcgccgtccttgccatGAAGAGGCGCTGGAAActgcgccgcgaggccgacggcaagcccgcAGACCGCCCAAATATCATCATGTCCTCCGCCGTGCAGGTGTGCTGGGAAAAGGCGGCCCGCTACTTTGAGATTGAGGAAAAGTACGTTGACTGTACTAGGGCCCGCTTCGTCATCGATCCGACCCAGGCCGTTGCGCTGTGTGATGAGAACACCAttggcatcgtcgccatcttgGGCACCACGTATACGGGGTCGTACGAGGATGTCAAGGCTATTAGCGACTTGCTAGTGAAGCAGGGTTCCGGGGTTCCGATTCACGTAGACGCGGCGAGCGGTGGGTTCGTTGCGCCGTTTGTTCGTCCGGAGCTAGAATGGGACTTTAGGGTCGAGAGAGTGGTGTCCATCAATACCTCGGGACACAAG TACGGTCTTGTCTATCCCGGCGTTGGGTGGGTGGTCTGGAGGTCATCCGAGTACCTCCCCAGCGACCTGGTCTTCAACATCAACTACCTCGGCGCGGACCAGACGTCCTTTACACTCAACTTCTCCAAGGGTGCATCGCAGGTCATCGGGCAGTACTACCAGCTGATCCGCCTAGGCAAGGCGGGCTACCGGGACATCATGCGCAACCTGACGCAGACGGCCGACTACCTGACCaacgcgctgcgcgagatCGGCTTCGTCATTCTTTCGGAGACGTCGGGTCGCGGACTACCGTTGGTGGCGTTCCGCTTTCCCGGCAaagacgagggcgagcccgAAGACGCCGACTTTGACGAGTTCGCACTGGCTCTCTACCTGCGGGCACGCGGCTGGGTCGTGCCCGCATACACCATGGCGCCCGAGACGGAtaagatgaagatgatgcgAATCGTCGTTAGGGAGGACTTTTCCCGCAGCAGATGCGACCTCTTGATCAAAGACATCAAGCTGTGCTGCCACCATCTCGAGCAGGACAGCCAGCAGTTCATCAAGCGTATGGAGGAGCACGCCAGCGAGCATTCGGTCGCTAAGCGTAAGACAAAGGATCCGCTCAACAATCCGCGGCACGAGCACAAG CGGGTGAAGCACTCCCTCCAGGGAAAGACTGGGAAGAGCCACGCTGTATGTTGA
- a CDS encoding Phosphatidylserine decarboxylase (EggNog:ENOG503NYAE~COG:I) → MVVQHGDAHAIPREYRVYKPGAWLPADHRIHREYLRRVNVHVESNKDEELTPAIAEFKRFIESTPRVYMYFVQMFEEIPRKHPYWRDPTGSRQIRDYDHMLRVLNHIVTRAPEWTDAAEGAGVVGVPMCALFDYPMATASGHAAFLDPDVNRMLKKVLNSWGVYLQTPESAAVLGNHKVGWFGETGLKDLMEVANAPYKSSHRFEDMYVCDPSAKHYGFKSWDDFFTRKVHNKARPVASPDDDSVIANACESKVYNVARHVHLRDQFFVKGQPYSPLDMLAHDPLAHHFGGGTVYQAFLSALSYHRWHAPVAGTVRRAFVEDGMYFSEPLFEGPGDPEQHGEIDTRGIVVAQGYLSALATRAVIFIEADHPAIGLMAFVGIGMDEVSTCDITVKEGQRIGKGDELGMFHFGGSSHCLLFRKGVKVEGFPEVGREANVPVRGKLAVVKG, encoded by the exons ATGGTAGTCCaacacggcgacgcccacgccatCCCGCGCGAGTATCGCGTCTACAA GCCCGGCGCGTGGCTCCCGGCCGACCACCGCATCCACCGCGAATACCTCCGCCGCGTCAACGTCCACGTCGAGTccaacaaggacgaggagctgacgcccgccatcgccgagtTCAAGCGCTTCATcgagtcgacgccgcgcgtGTACATGTACTTTGTGCAGATGTTTGAGGAGATCCCGCGCAAGCACCCCTACTGGCGCGACCCGACGGGCAGCCGCCAGATCCGCGACTACGACCACATGCTGCGCGTGCTCAACCACATCGTCACCCGCGCCCCCGAGTGGAcggacgcggccgagggcgccggcgtcgtcggcgtgccCATGTGCGCCCTCTTTGACTATCCCATGGCCACTGCGAG TGGACATGCCGCCTTTCTAGATCCCGACGTCAATCGTATGCTGAAAAAGGTCCTCAACTCGTGGGGCGTGTACCTGCAG ACCCCCgagtcggccgccgtgctcggcAACCACAAGGTCGGCTGGTTCGGCGAGACGGGCCTCAAGGACCTCATGGAGGTGGCCAACGCGCCGTACAAGTCGAGCCACCGCTTCGAGGACATGTACGTGTGCGACCCGTCGGCCAAACACTACGGGTTCAAGTCATGGGACG ACTTCTTCACCCGCAAGGTCCACAACAAGGCGCGTCCCGTCGCCtcccccgacgacgactccgtcatcgccaacgcATGCGAGTCCAAGGTCTACAACGTCGCGCGCCACGTGCACCTGCGCGACCAATTCTTCGTCAAGGGGCAGCCCTACTCGCCCCTCGACATGCTCGCGCACGACCCCCTGGCGCACcacttcggcggcggcaccgtctACCAGGCGTTCCTGTCGGCGCTGTCGTACCACCGCTGGcacgcgcccgtcgcgggcaccgtgcgccgcgccttcgtcgaggatggcatGTATTTCTCCGAGCCGCTCTTCGAGGGGCCCGGCGACCCGGAGCAGCACGGCGAGATTGACAcgcgcggcatcgtcgtcgcgcagggctacctctcggcgctggcgacgcgcgccgtcATCTTCATCGAGGCGGACCACCCTGCCATTGGGCTCATGGCCTTTGTGGGCATCGGCATGGACGAGGTGAGCACGTGTGACATTACCGTCAAGGAGGGCCAGAGGATCGGAaagggcgacgagctcggcatgTTTCACTTTGGCGGGTCGAGCCACTGTCTGCTCTTCCgcaagggcgtcaaggtcgagggCTTCCCCGAGGTGGGCAGGGAGGCCAATGTGCCCGTCAGGGGCAAGCTGGCGGTCGTCAAGgggtag
- the GST2_2 gene encoding Glutathione transferase (EggNog:ENOG503NZ93~COG:O), with protein sequence MSSRIQQLGQQLMTMATPTDITLYTAATPNGIKISIALAELNLDYKLYTIKMMDNEQKEQWFLDINPNGRIPAITDKLDGKEIRVFESGAILQYLVDRYDKDHKISYPHGTPEHWEVTSWLMWQMGGLGAMQGQANHFKRYAPEKIQYGIDRYVNETRRLYRTMDTHLGASSHGYLVGDRVTIADIACWGWVAAHTWAGVSLDEFPHVAKWLEKLLQRPGFEKGRHVPKPHTAFENDKLTEAELDEKATGARNWVQGGMKADAAKK encoded by the exons ATGTCGTCGCGCATCCAGCAGCTCGGACAGCAACTCATGACAATGGCTACCCCCACGGATATCACGCTctacacggcggcgacgcccaaTGGCATCAAGATCTCCATtgcgctcgccgagctcaacCTCGACTACAAG CTTTACACCATCAAGATGATGGACAATGAGCAAAAAGAGCAGTGGTTCCTGGACATCAACCCCAACGGCCGCATCCCGGCCATCACGGACAAGCTGGACGGCAAGGAGATTCGCGTGTTTGAGAGCGGTGCCATCCTGCAGTACCTCGTCGACCGCTACGACAAGGACCACAAGATCTCGTATCCCCACGGGACGCCTGAGCATTGGGAGGTGACTTCATGG CTCATGTGGCAGAtgggcggcctcggagcCATGCAAGGCCAGGCGAACCATTTCAAGA GGTATGCGCCTGAAAAGATCCAGTACGGCATCGACCGCTACGTCAACGAGACGCGGCGCCTGTACCGCACCATGGATACACACCTGGGCGCGTCGAGCCACGGctacctcgtcggcgaccgcGTGACCATTGCCGACATTGCATGCTGGGGCTGGGTTGCCGCTCACA CCTGGGCCGGCGTCTCGCTCGACGAGTTCCCCCACGTCGCCAAGTGGCTCGAGAAGCTGCTTCAGCGGCCCGGCTTCGAAAAGGGCCGCCACGTGCCCAAGCCGCACACGGCGTTTGAGAATGACAAGCTCACCGAGGCGGAGCTCGATGAAAAGGCCACGGGGGCGCGCAACTGGGTGCAGGGAGGCATGAaggccgacgcggccaagaaaTAA
- a CDS encoding uncharacterized protein (EggNog:ENOG503P14C~MEROPS:MER0002489~COG:V), with the protein MTLMGYANDANKDNAARQTPPRDIIHNLLETWHVPGVSVAVINGDQSWTEGFGLAELPLTPFTADTLSYSGSTTKAHVAALLALLIESGKYTDDRGQPLSWKTPISTLIRDDFVLQDEWATAHSTLEDALCHRTGLAKHNNAYLRYVRPDGFHGERRLITLREMVRSLRHLPMASEPRTTFCYSNLMYATLSHVVETLTGQWLGDALRAWLWQPLGMSSTYLSLQDALSSGSQVARGYIWDDKQKRAYTALPRMPTEEVSGSGAIITSAADMARWMRFWLREQHPLSAAGHRSVRRPHIVIGGEGGGGDPAPYDTPLMYAKGWQTSSYRGHRFWTHHGGMDAFGAQVTFFPGLDFGVAVMGNTAFTANAVAEMATWHMVDERLGVPLSERFDWMNKWQSAVRQISDNVRDGLDKIYPDRPAVPVPPSSLPPSSHAGLYHHPGYGYIYLEAVEASEMADTNLVPGAQLRAELPDNNFRVKCDFVHVSGDEWIMYVDLQDAPLALTMHDFAAVEFRIGAGEVAAMGIEWRARSDVEGWIWYEKMAVDGGGGGGAS; encoded by the exons ATGACACTTATGGGTTACGCGAACGACGCGAACAAGGACAACGCTGCGCGGCAAACGCCACCCCGGGATATAATTCACAATCTGCTCGAGACATGGCACGTCCCCGGCGTGTCGGTCGCAGTCATCAACGGGGACCAGTCGTGGACCGAG GGCTTcgggctcgccgagctgccgCTCACGCCCTTCACTGCAGACACTCTTTCCtacagcggcagcaccaccaaagcacacgtcgccgccctccttgccctctTGATCGAATCCGGCAAGTACACCGACGACAGGGGCCAGCCGCTGTCATGGAAGACGCCCATCTCGACGCTCATTCGGGACGACTTTGTGCTGCAGGACGAGTGGGCAACGGCCCATTcgacgctcgaggacgcgctctGTCACCGCACCGGCCTGGCCAAGCACAACAACGCGTACCTGCGCTACGTTCGCCCGGACGGCTTCCACGGAGAAAGGAGGCTGATTACGCTGCGAGAAATGGTGCGCAGCCTGCGGCACTTGCccatggcgagcgagccgcgcACGACCTTTTGCTATAGCAACCTCATGTATGCGACGCTCTcgcacgtcgtcgagacgCTGACGGGCCAGTGGCtgggcgacgcgctgcgTGCGTGGCTATGGCAACCCTTGGGGATGAGCAGCACGTACCTGTCTCTACAAGACGCCCTCTCCTCCGGCTCGCAGGTGGCCAGGGGTTACATCTGGGACGACAAGCAGAAGCGGGCGTACACGGCCCTCCCGCGCATGCCCACGGAAGAGGTCTCAGGCTCCGGGGCGATCATCACGTCCGCCGCGGACATGGCCAGGTGGATGCGCTTCTGGCTCCGCGAGCAGCACCCGCTGTCGGCGGCTGGGCATCGGAgcgtgcggcggccgcacattgtcatcggcggcgagggcggaggcggcgacccTGCGCCGTACGACACGCCGCTCATGTACGCCAAGGGCTGGCAGACGTCGTCGTACCGCGGGCACCGGTTCTGGACGCACCACGGGGGCATGGACGCGTTCGGGGCCCAGGTGACGTTTTTCCCGGGCCTGGACTTTGGCGTCGCCGTGATGGGCAACACGGCCTTTACGGCGAACGCGGTCGCGGAGATGGCGACGTGGCACATGGTGGATGAGAGGCTCGGGGTGCCGCTCTCGGAGAGGTTTGACTGGATGAACAA GTGGCAAAGCGCGGTACGGCAGATAAGCGACAacgtccgcgacggcctggacAAGATCTATCCAGACCGGCCAGCGGTCCCCgtgcctccctcctcgctcCCCCCGTCGAGCCACGCTGGGCTCTATCACCATCCCGGCTACGGCTACATCTACCTCGAGGCAGTCGAGGCCAGCGAGATGGCCGACACGAACCTCGTCCCGGGGGCacagctgcgcgccgagctgccAGACAACAACTTCCGCGTCAAGTGCGACTTCGTGCACGTCTCGGGCGACGAATGGATCATGTACGTCGACCTGCAGGATGCCCCACTGGCGCTCACAATGCACGactttgccgccgtcgagttTCGGatcggcgccggcgaagTTGCGGCCATGGGGATCGAGtggcgcgcgaggagcgACGTGGAGGGATGGATCTGGTACGAGAAGATGgcggtggatggcggcggcggcggcggcgcttcgtAA
- a CDS encoding uncharacterized protein (EggNog:ENOG503PAAC), whose translation MGETAGHLSPVYLDNIDNFLNASNVIQIPYSDFGKAATINTASIDGYDWTKPFPGSAVEGHEAHLYVTRDVPVPDDLSKNSTTTVSALTFSIPASMTNSSARLPVDMDPSWYICRHLFVSTNEQARKSVAEGNNCDFLDDTCRLDLINSLTRRWGKEDGPVMCSARAADSIPASCYDSFGHSRQDVIGFDSKQLADSNAAPLLTSDKLLEGTWRMGTGYNEAHDRHAYATAANRTYLIATVWGYARDIDPKHVQTPQVSLSCLSAWSPHDASQSASASGTATTSAKPSSTSSSTASRTGSNLARKLAAAAVAITAISLLSM comes from the exons ATGGGAGAAACAGCAGGCCACCTCAGTCCAGTCTACCTGGACAACATCGACAACTTCCTCAACGCGAGCAACGTCATACAAATCCCGTACAGCGACTTTGGCAAGGCCGCGACCATCAACACCGCCTCCATCGACGGCTATGACTGGACGAAGCCGTTTCCCGGAAGCGCCGTCGAAGGGCACGAGGCCCATCTCTACGTGACGCGCgacgtccccgtccccgacgaCCTCTCCAAGAACTCGACCACGACCGTCTCCGCATTGACCTTTAGCATCCCGGCCAGCATGACCAACTcgtccgcccgcctgcccgtcgACATGGATCCCTCGTGGTACATTTGCCGGCACCTATTCGTCAGCACCAACGAACAAGCCAGGAAGTCCGTTGCGGAGGGCAACAACTGCGACTTCTTGGATGACACctgccgcctcgacctcatCAACAGCCTGACGAGGCGCTGGGGCAAGGAGGACGGCCCGGTCATGTGCTCGGCTAGGGCAGCTGATTCGATCCCGGCAAGCTGTTACGACTCCTTTGGTCACTCCCGCCAAGACGTCATCG GGTTCGATTCCAAGCAACTGGCCGATTCGAACGCGGCCCCTCTTCTCACCTCCGACAAGTTGCTTGAAGGGACCTGGCGCATGGGAACCGGATATAACGAAGCCCACGATCGGCACGCCTATGCGACCGCCGCGAACCGCACCTATCTCATTGCCACGGTTTGGGGCTACGCTCGAGACATCGACCCGAAGCATGTTCAAACGCCGCAGGTGTCTCTCTCGTGTCTGTCAGCGTGGTCACCACACGATGCTTCCCAATCGGCCTCCGCGTCGGGTACCGCCACGACATCAGCAaagccctcgtcgacgtcttcgtcAACAGCCAGCAGGACTGGGTCCAACTTGGCGCGAaagcttgccgccgctgcagttGCGATCACGGCAATTTCCCTTCTGAGCATGTGA
- a CDS encoding uncharacterized protein (MEROPS:MER0018285~EggNog:ENOG503P63K~COG:E): protein MPSNESVKTGLAVAEDKSKVLGLTVGKHTVEPGLYIPRAEAQSAPGLVFEGADPAATYLVMGIDIDAPFVTLPVLGPILHWVQPGLKPELNKDGKSVLTAREPFVCNYIGPAPPPGSGPHRYCFFLYEQPAGFDGKAHAPPDGEKMGNWSRMRFSLDDWEKQAGLGKIIAANYYTSN, encoded by the exons ATGCCTTCCAACGAGAGCGTCAAAACCGGACTGGCGGTTGCCGAGGACAAGTCCAAGGTGCTGGGCCTCACCGTCGGCAAGCACACCGTCGAGCCAGGCCTATACATTCCGCGCGCGG AGGCTCAGTCCGCCCCCGGGTTAGTCTTTGAAGGCGCAGACCCCGCGGCCACCTACCTGGTCATGGGAATCGACATTGACGCGCCGTTCGTGACGCTGCCCGTTCTCGGGCCCATCCTGCACTGGGTCCAGCCGGGCCTCAAGCCGGAGCTcaacaaggacggcaagtCCGTGCTCACGGCGAGGGAGCCCTTCGTCTGCAACTACATCggtcccgcgccgccgcccggcagcggcccgcACCGCTACTGCTTCTTCCTCTATGAGCAGCCCGCGGGCTTTGATGGCAAggcccacgcgccgccggacgGCGAAAAGATGGGCAACTGGTCTCGCATGCGCTTCAGCCTGGACGACTGGGAGAAGCAGGCCGGTCTGGGCAAGATTATTGCGGCCAACTATTACACGAGCAATTGA
- a CDS encoding uncharacterized protein (EggNog:ENOG503P4KH), which produces MHQEVAQEWADKRGFQTLTTAMGPLMDPSDPKCPKHKGGQTSWSKYVHGASVVFAWYIAQGDLATVLAQPPPQRFHPSGLTYYQLIEEPILKGKLGNRPVNKIVVVHPTVGEAADFTYELWPHDEPSLWTTSFDIPDTVRYWRQVKLPKGAKKSSNCESTDATTNKTKSSKSKQIVVHSSTTSTPPKDGSKTALNGHKGTKKGRRGKQCASAGCGLPSKGKADMKQENEPSGAQHEKKKKTKKKKKNDNGKANKNGNSCDGKRGGVKVTNGEQQCKKKGKAKKKKAAKVAAQKAMSKESKAKSCHGSLGKTKRSHKLNTEPKRRAWELQIRREFQLD; this is translated from the exons ATGCACCAGGAGGTTGCGCAGGAATGGGCAGACAAGCGCGGCTTCCAGACGCTCACCACGGCAATGGGCCCCCTCATGGACCCTTCTGATCCAAAGTGCCCAAAGCACAAAGGGGGCCAGACGAGCTGGTCAAAATATGTTCACGGAGCGTCGGTCGTATTTGCGTGGTACATTGCCCAGGGCGACCTCGCCACTGTCCTGGCGCAGCCTCCCCCGCAGCGCTTTCACCCTTCCGGGCTGACCTACTATCAATTGATCGAGGAGCCTATACTGAAGGGCAAGCTGGGCAATCGGCCCGTCAATAAGATTGTGGTTGTCCATCCAACCGTGGGCGAAGCGGCGGACTTTACGTATGAGTTGTGGCCGCACGACGAACCCTCCCTCTGGACGACCTCGTTTGACATACCCGATACTGTCCGCTACTGGAGGCAGGTGAAGCTCCCAAAGGGAGCGAAAAAA TCGAGTAACTGCGAATCGACCGATGCGACTACCAATAAGACAAAAAGCTCCAAGAGCAAGCAAATAGTAGTACACAGCAGCACAACTAGTACTCCGCCCAAGGATGGGTCCAAAACTGCGCTCAACGGGCACAAGGGGACGAAAAAAGGGAGGAGAGGCAAACAGTGCGCTTCGGCGGGCTGCGGCCTTCCAAGCAAAGGCAAAGCAGACATGAAACAAGAAAATGAGCCGAGCGGTGCACAACatgagaagaagaagaaaaccaagaagaagaagaagaatgaTAACGGCAAGGCGAACAAGAACGGCAACAGTTGCGACGGGAAACGTGGAGGAGTCAAGGTCACAAACGGAGAGCAGCAGTGCAAGAAAAAAGggaaggccaagaagaaaaaggcTGCAAAGGTGGCTGCGCAGAAGGCGATGAGCAAGGAGAGCAAGGCGAAAAGCTGCCACGGGTCTCTGGGGAAGACGAAGAGAAGCCACAAGCTAAATACGGAGCCGAAACGACGAGCATGGGAACTCCAAATTCGACGAGAGTTCCAGTTGGATTAA